In one window of Archocentrus centrarchus isolate MPI-CPG fArcCen1 chromosome 11, fArcCen1, whole genome shotgun sequence DNA:
- the bop1 gene encoding ribosome biogenesis protein bop1, with product MEEQRNVRSEKRGEMKKAVKKTAKKRSKEEEEEQIQIFNFNKTPAEEEEDDDLSDSEDSVYSGLEDSGSDSEDKEDKEEDGADDDDDDDDDEEEEEGPSQQTEKTTKAGGVSEGEKKEDEYERDSSDEEDIRNTVGNIPMEWYKDFPHIGYDLDGKKIYKPIRNKDELDEFLDKMENPDYWRTVHDKQTGSDIVLSEDQVELVNRLQRGQFGDVNFNEYQPTVEFFSSDVMIHPVTNRPADKRSFIPSLTEKEKVSRMVHAIKMGWIKPRRVEDDSRGRYYDLWASEDSSILARHRMHLPAPKIPLPGHHESYNPPPEYLFTDEEKAVWEQQDPTDRKLAFVPRKYSSLRQVPAFPRFIHERFERCLDLYLCPRQRKMRVNVDPEDLIPKLPKPKDLQPFPTTQSLVYRGHSGLVRSISVSTSGQWLASGSDDGSVRFWEVCSSRCMKTVQVGGAVKSVAWNPNPSVCLLAVALDSVVLILSPSLGDKQVTVLSERLLSGQQEEAPAEGMGPVVWSEAEEEELNQGIRLKIQHPKAVHQVAWHAKGDYLASVMPDNTSHLQVCIHQLSRRRSQNPFSRNKGLVQCVSFHPIRPYFFVATQRSVRIYNLVKQEMTKKLQANSKWISSMAVHPGGDHVICGSYDCKLSWFDLDLSTKPYKILRHHKKAVRGVAYHRVYPLFASASDDGSVIVCHGTVYNDLLQNPLIVPVKVLRGHEMTHDLGVLDVTFHPSQPWVFSSGADATIRLFT from the exons ATGGAGGAGCAGAGAAACGTGCGGAGcgagaagagaggagaaatgaagaaagcaGTTAAGAAAACAGCGAAGAAGAGGAgtaaagaggaggaagaggagcagatcCAG ATCTTCAACTTTAACAAGACACccgctgaggaagaggaggacgatGATCTGTCAGACAGTGAGGACAGCGTCTACTCAGGACTGGAGGATTCTGGGAGTGACTCTGAGGACAAAGAGGATAAGGAGGAAGATGGAGCAGATGACGAcgacgacgatgatgatgatgaagaagaagaagagggaccGAGTCAGCAG ACAGAGAAGACAACAAAGGCGGGAGGGGTGAGTGAAGGAGAGAAGAAGGAAGATGAGTACGAGCGCGACTCTTCAGACGAGGAG GACATCAGGAACACGGTGGGGAATATTCCTATGGAGTGGTACAAAGATTTCCCTCACATTGGCTACGATCTGGATGGGAAGAAGATCTATAAGCCAATCAGGAACAAGGATGAACTTGATGAATTCCTGGATAAAATGGAGAACCCGGACTACTG GAGAACGGTGCATGACAagcagacaggaagtgacatcgtGCTGTCTGAAGATCAGGTGGAGCTGGTGAATCGTCTGCAGAGAGGACAGTTCGGAGATGTCAACTTCAACGAGTATCAG CCGACGGTGGAATTCTTCAGCAGCGACGTGATGATTCATCCTGTCACCAACAGACCTGCCGACAAACGCAGCTTCATCCCCTCGCTCACAGAGAAGGAGAAG GTGTCCAGAATGGTCCATGCTATAAAGATGGGTTGGATCAAACCTCGGCGGGTGGAGGATGATAGCAGGGGGCGGTACTACGACCTGTGGGCCAGCGAGGACTCATCTATTCTGGCCAGGCACAGGATGCACCTGCCTGCCCCCAAAATTCCTTTACCTGGTCACCACGAGTCCTACAATCCCCCACCTGAGTACCTGTTCACTGACGAGGAG AAAGCTGTGTGGGAGCAGCAGGATCCAACAGACAGGAAGTTGGCATTCGTTCCCAGGAAGTACTCAAGCCTCCGTCAGGTTCCCGCATTTCCTCGTTTCATCCATGAGAGGTTTGAGCGCTGCCTTGACCTTTACCTGTGCCCGCGGCAGAGGAAGATGAGG gTGAATGTGGATCCAGAGGATCTGATTCCCAAACTTCCCAAACCAAAAGACCTGCAGCCATTTCCCACCACACAGTCCCTG GTCTATCGAGGTCACAGCGGTCTGGTTCGCTCCATCAGCGTCTCTACATCAGGGCAGTGGCTCGCCTCAG GTAGTGACGATGGCTCTGTCAGATTCTGGGAGGTGTGTTCGTCTCGCTGTATGAAGACAGTTCAGGTGGGCGGAGCTGTGAAGAGCGTCGCCTGGAACCCAAACCCGTCCGTCTGTTTGCTGGCTGTCGCCCT GGACTCCGTGGTCTTgatcctgtctccctctctagGAGATAAACAGGTCACCGTGCTGTCAGAGAGACTCCTCAGTGGCCAGCAGGAGGAGGCACCAGCAGAAGGGATGGGGCCTGTTGTCTGGAgtgaggctgaggaggaggagctaaaCCAGGGGATCCGCCTCAAAATCCAACATCCCAAA GCTGTCCACCAGGTGGCGTGGCACGCTAAAGGAGACTACCTGGCATCGGTGATGCCAGATAACACAAGCCACCTGCAGGTGTGCATCCACCAGTTAAGCCGGCGGCGGAGCCAGAACCCCTTCAGCAGGAACAAAGGTCTGGTCCAGTGTGTATCCTTCCACCCAATCAGGCCCTACTTCTTTGTGGCCACACAGCGCTCAGTCCGGATCTACAACCTTgtcaaacaggaaatgaccaaAAAACTACAAGCCAACTCCAAGTGGATCTCCAGCATGGCCGTCCATCCAGGAG GTGATCATGTGATCTGTGGGAGTTATGACTGTAAGCTGAGCTGGTTTGACCTTGATCTCTCAACCAAACCCTACAAGATTCTCCG GCACCATAAGAAGGCAGTGAGGGGCGTGGCCTATCACAGGGTGTACCCACTGTTTGCCTCAGCGTCTGATGATGGCTCAGTCATCGTCTGTCATGGGACAGTTTACAA tgacctgctgcagaacccactCATCGTTCCAGTGAAAGTCCTCAGAGGTCATGAGATGACTCACGACCTTGGTGTTCTGGATGTAACTTTTCACCCCTCGCAGCCCTGGGTCTTCTCCTCTGGCGCCGATGCCACCATCCGCCTCTTCACCTAG